From a single Streptomyces sp. NBC_01264 genomic region:
- a CDS encoding helix-turn-helix domain-containing protein — MDDRDGTEGRNGRGATTGADDKERDRDKESKEPLRVGVAVRKRRRALQLTLAAVSARSGLSVPFLSQIENERARPSMRSLERVADALETTAVELLAASDTARTVDLVRAGDDSALTPVPGVRPLVRGHHQLHALEFTGDQDAGREYQHRNDELMYVVSGACQVEAEGRAYRLENGDALFLSGGVRHRWRAVTEDTRILIVAVGEHIHATSEPPSPGH; from the coding sequence ATGGACGACAGGGACGGCACCGAGGGCAGGAACGGACGCGGAGCGACGACCGGCGCGGACGACAAGGAGCGGGATCGGGACAAGGAGTCCAAGGAACCGCTGCGGGTGGGCGTGGCCGTGCGCAAGAGACGCCGGGCCCTGCAGCTGACCCTCGCGGCGGTGTCCGCGCGCAGCGGGCTGTCGGTCCCCTTCCTGAGTCAGATAGAGAACGAGCGGGCCCGGCCCAGCATGCGGTCCCTGGAACGGGTCGCCGACGCGCTGGAGACCACGGCCGTCGAATTGCTGGCCGCCTCCGACACCGCGCGCACCGTGGACCTCGTACGGGCCGGTGACGATTCCGCGCTGACCCCCGTGCCCGGCGTACGGCCCCTCGTGCGCGGGCACCACCAGCTGCACGCGCTGGAGTTCACCGGGGACCAGGACGCGGGCCGCGAGTACCAGCACCGCAACGACGAGCTGATGTACGTGGTCTCGGGCGCCTGCCAGGTGGAGGCCGAGGGGCGGGCGTACCGGCTGGAGAACGGCGACGCGCTGTTCCTGTCCGGCGGGGTGCGCCACCGCTGGCGGGCCGTCACCGAGGACACCCGGATCCTGATCGTCGCGGTCGGCGAGCACATCCACGCGACCTCCGAGCCGCCCTCGCCGGGACACTGA
- a CDS encoding gamma-glutamyl-gamma-aminobutyrate hydrolase family protein, translated as MPRPLIGITTYVEKSTRYGVWDVPTALVPTGYYELVQASGGTAVLLPPDEPEAAPEVLGRLDGLVVAGGPDVDPDRYGAPRDPRTGPAATVRDAWELALITAALSSGTPLLGICRGMQALNVALGGTLIQHIDGHVLSPGVVSWHPVRPVPGTLYAALVPEEAEVPTYHHQAVDRLGHGLIASSHAADGTIESIELPGAPWTLGVQWHPELDKDTRVMSALITAAAARPCQPSGV; from the coding sequence GTGCCCAGGCCGCTCATCGGCATCACCACCTACGTCGAGAAATCCACCCGCTACGGGGTGTGGGACGTTCCGACGGCCCTCGTCCCCACCGGGTACTACGAGCTCGTCCAGGCCTCGGGCGGCACCGCCGTCCTGCTCCCGCCGGACGAACCGGAGGCGGCGCCGGAGGTGCTCGGCCGACTGGACGGCCTGGTCGTCGCGGGCGGCCCGGACGTGGACCCGGACCGGTACGGGGCTCCGCGCGATCCCCGCACCGGCCCGGCGGCCACCGTCCGCGACGCGTGGGAGCTCGCGCTCATCACGGCGGCGCTGTCCTCCGGTACACCCCTGCTCGGCATCTGCCGCGGCATGCAGGCGCTGAACGTGGCCCTGGGCGGCACCCTGATCCAGCACATCGACGGCCACGTACTGAGCCCCGGCGTGGTCTCCTGGCACCCGGTCCGCCCGGTCCCCGGCACGCTGTACGCGGCGCTGGTCCCGGAGGAGGCGGAGGTCCCCACCTACCACCACCAGGCCGTGGACCGCCTGGGCCACGGCCTGATCGCCTCCTCCCACGCGGCGGACGGCACGATCGAATCCATCGAACTCCCCGGAGCCCCCTGGACCCTGGGCGTCCAATGGCACCCAGAACTGGACAAGGACACCCGCGTCATGTCGGCCCTGATCACGGCGGCGGCCGCCCGCCCTTGTCAGCCGTCCGGCGTTTGA
- a CDS encoding helical backbone metal receptor yields the protein MRVVSLVPSLTEAVAVSAPGALAGVTDWCTHPAALGDVVRIGGTKNPDVRAIAELRPDLVLANEEENRAPDLAALRAAGLEVLVTEVRDLPQAFTELDRVLVGAMGLERPGWLAAAEAAWARAEPAGPPRTAFVPVWRRPWMVLGRDTFAGDLLARLGVRNAYAGHAERYPRIPAAELAAAGCDLVVFPDEPYRFTPGDGPEAFPGVPAAFVDGRHLTWYGPSLAGAPEVLGAALRAAL from the coding sequence ATGCGGGTCGTTTCGCTGGTGCCGTCCCTGACCGAGGCGGTGGCCGTGAGCGCGCCCGGGGCGCTGGCCGGGGTGACCGACTGGTGCACGCACCCGGCCGCGCTGGGGGACGTGGTGCGCATCGGGGGGACGAAGAACCCCGACGTACGGGCGATCGCGGAGCTGCGCCCGGATCTGGTCCTCGCCAACGAGGAGGAGAACCGGGCGCCGGACCTGGCGGCGCTGCGGGCGGCCGGCCTGGAGGTCCTGGTCACCGAGGTACGGGACCTCCCACAGGCCTTCACCGAACTGGACCGGGTGCTCGTGGGGGCCATGGGGCTGGAGCGGCCCGGGTGGCTGGCGGCCGCGGAGGCCGCGTGGGCCCGCGCGGAGCCGGCCGGACCGCCCCGGACGGCCTTCGTGCCCGTGTGGCGACGGCCCTGGATGGTGCTGGGCCGCGACACCTTCGCGGGGGACCTGCTGGCCCGCCTGGGCGTGCGCAACGCCTACGCCGGTCACGCGGAGCGCTACCCCAGGATCCCGGCGGCGGAGCTGGCCGCCGCGGGCTGCGATCTCGTGGTGTTCCCGGACGAGCCGTACCGCTTCACGCCCGGGGACGGGCCCGAGGCCTTCCCCGGCGTCCCGGCGGCGTTCGTCGACGGCCGCCACCTGACCTGGTACGGGCCCTCGCTGGCCGGTGCCCCGGAGGTGCTGGGGGCGGCCCTGCGGGCTGCGCTCTAG
- a CDS encoding serine hydrolase: MRTLRAFTAVGAAALLASAGTATAAPSPPPAPTAQLTDAQVDTAVRHLDSSIAEMMRRTGVPGVSVAVVHDDEVVYLKGFGLRRVGDPAAVNPDTVFQIASLSKPVSSTVAAGVLKEPADFDRHTELPGFALKDPWVTSRVTTADLLSHRSGLPDHAGDLLEDLGYDQAYILDHLRLAPLTPFRSSYAYTNYGFTAAAQALARSRGTTWQKLSADTLFKPAGMTRTSTEFKAFIDAPDHASTHVKNANGTWTPRFVRDPDAQAPAGGVSSTARDMSRWLRLQLSGGTLDGQRIVPADTLARTHLPEIVSQPPASPTGRTGFYGLGWNVGYDDAGRLRLSHSGAFELGANTSVAMLPLEKLGIVVLTNGAPVGLPDAVAADFFDTAEHGKATTDWLALTGALYAGINAEGRSPTDYARPPTGAKPAAADSTYTGTYDNPYYGKATVAATSRGKLTLSLGPEPMVFPLTPYDGDTFSYETTGENAVGRTGVFFSPADRTLRIEHLDADHLGTFTRR; encoded by the coding sequence ATGCGTACGCTCCGCGCATTCACGGCAGTCGGAGCAGCCGCCCTCCTGGCCTCGGCCGGGACCGCGACCGCCGCGCCGAGCCCGCCGCCCGCGCCCACCGCACAGCTCACCGACGCCCAGGTCGACACGGCGGTGCGGCACCTCGACTCGAGCATCGCCGAGATGATGCGCCGCACCGGGGTTCCCGGCGTCTCCGTCGCCGTCGTCCACGACGACGAGGTGGTCTACCTCAAGGGCTTCGGCCTGCGCCGCGTCGGCGACCCGGCCGCGGTCAATCCCGACACCGTCTTCCAGATCGCCTCGCTCTCCAAGCCGGTCTCCTCCACCGTCGCCGCCGGGGTCCTCAAGGAGCCGGCCGACTTCGACCGGCACACCGAGCTCCCCGGCTTCGCCCTCAAGGACCCGTGGGTGACCTCCCGCGTCACCACCGCCGACCTGCTCTCCCACCGCAGCGGCCTGCCCGACCACGCCGGCGACCTCCTCGAAGACCTCGGCTACGACCAGGCGTACATCCTCGACCACCTGCGCCTGGCGCCCCTGACCCCCTTCCGCTCGAGCTACGCCTACACCAACTACGGGTTCACCGCCGCCGCCCAGGCGCTCGCCCGCTCCCGCGGAACCACCTGGCAGAAGCTCAGCGCTGACACCCTCTTCAAGCCCGCCGGCATGACACGCACCAGCACCGAGTTCAAGGCCTTCATCGACGCCCCCGACCACGCCTCCACCCACGTCAAGAACGCGAACGGCACCTGGACCCCCCGCTTCGTCCGCGACCCCGACGCCCAGGCCCCCGCCGGCGGGGTGAGCAGCACCGCCCGCGACATGTCCCGCTGGCTGCGGCTCCAGCTCTCCGGCGGCACCCTCGACGGGCAGCGGATCGTCCCCGCCGACACCCTGGCCCGCACCCACCTCCCCGAGATCGTGTCGCAGCCACCCGCCTCGCCCACCGGCCGAACCGGCTTCTACGGGCTGGGCTGGAACGTCGGCTACGACGACGCGGGCCGCCTGCGCCTGAGCCACTCCGGCGCCTTCGAGCTGGGCGCCAACACCAGCGTCGCCATGCTCCCGCTGGAGAAGCTCGGCATCGTCGTCCTCACCAACGGCGCCCCCGTCGGCCTCCCCGACGCCGTGGCCGCCGACTTCTTCGACACCGCCGAACACGGGAAGGCCACCACCGACTGGCTGGCCCTGACGGGCGCCCTCTACGCCGGGATCAACGCGGAGGGCCGCTCCCCCACCGACTACGCCCGCCCGCCCACCGGCGCGAAGCCGGCCGCGGCGGACTCCACGTACACCGGCACCTACGACAACCCCTACTACGGCAAGGCGACCGTGGCCGCCACGAGCAGGGGCAAGCTGACCCTGTCCCTCGGCCCGGAGCCGATGGTCTTCCCCCTCACCCCCTACGACGGGGACACCTTCAGCTACGAGACCACCGGCGAGAACGCGGTCGGCCGCACCGGGGTGTTCTTCTCCCCCGCCGACCGCACGCTCCGCATCGAGCACCTGGACGCCGACCACCTGGGAACCTTCACCAGGCGGTAG
- a CDS encoding siderophore-interacting protein, whose product MAEGRARKVGTAVVVRTERLSPHMVRIVLGGAGLAGFGAGEFTDHYVKLLFAPDGVTYTTPWDLERIKALHPREEWPRQRAYTVRAWDPARLELTLDFVVHGDEGLAGPWAARVQPGELVRFLGPGGAYAPNPVAGWHLLVGDESALPAIGAAMERMPAGARVHALVEVEGPQDELKIATPDGVVPVWIHRGSRPIGEALTEAVQALAFPSSDVHAFVHGEAGFVRTLRQHLRIDRGIPRERLSISGYWRLGQTDEGWRAIKRDWNAEVEAEQERTLAAAAS is encoded by the coding sequence GTGGCAGAGGGACGAGCCCGCAAGGTCGGCACCGCGGTGGTCGTGCGGACCGAGCGGTTGAGTCCGCACATGGTGCGGATCGTGCTGGGCGGTGCGGGTCTGGCCGGATTCGGCGCGGGCGAGTTCACCGACCACTACGTGAAACTGCTCTTCGCACCGGACGGAGTCACGTACACGACCCCCTGGGACCTGGAGCGGATCAAGGCGCTCCACCCCCGCGAGGAGTGGCCGCGCCAGCGCGCGTACACGGTGCGCGCCTGGGACCCGGCCCGCCTGGAGCTGACCCTCGACTTCGTGGTCCACGGCGACGAGGGCCTGGCCGGCCCCTGGGCCGCCCGCGTCCAGCCGGGTGAACTCGTACGCTTCCTCGGCCCGGGCGGGGCCTACGCCCCCAACCCGGTCGCCGGCTGGCACCTGCTGGTCGGCGACGAGAGCGCCCTGCCGGCGATCGGCGCGGCGATGGAGCGGATGCCCGCCGGAGCCCGGGTGCACGCGCTGGTGGAGGTCGAGGGCCCGCAGGACGAGCTGAAGATCGCCACCCCCGACGGCGTCGTCCCGGTCTGGATCCACCGCGGCTCCCGCCCGATCGGGGAGGCACTGACCGAGGCCGTCCAGGCCCTGGCCTTCCCCTCCTCCGACGTACACGCGTTCGTGCACGGCGAGGCCGGCTTCGTCAGAACCCTGCGCCAGCACCTGCGCATCGACCGCGGCATCCCGCGCGAGCGGCTGTCCATCTCCGGCTACTGGCGCCTGGGCCAGACCGACGAGGGCTGGCGCGCGATCAAGCGCGACTGGAACGCGGAAGTGGAAGCCGAGCAGGAACGCACCCTGGCCGCAGCCGCATCCTGA
- a CDS encoding LysR family transcriptional regulator, with product MGHGQGHEEWVEGQVPLAHRVPDLGAMELLLAVARVGSLSAAARRLGITQPAASSRIRAMETRLGVALVDRSPRGSTLTAEGALVTDWARRVVEAAEAFDAGAQALRGRRDSRLRVAASMTIAEYLLPGWLIALRGQRPDTAVSLHAGNSAVVAERVLAHEADLGFVEGLSVPEGLDSVVIARDRLVVAVAPGHPWARRTRGVEPAELAATPLILRERGSGTRQVLDAALAGCGGLAEPLLELASTTAVKAAAVSGAGPCVLSELAVGDEMAGRRLVSVPVLGAGLERELRAVWPAGARPAGPARDLLTLTRR from the coding sequence ATGGGTCATGGGCAGGGTCATGAGGAGTGGGTCGAGGGGCAGGTTCCGCTGGCACACCGGGTCCCGGACCTGGGGGCCATGGAGCTGCTGCTCGCGGTCGCGCGCGTGGGCAGTCTGAGCGCCGCCGCGCGACGGCTCGGGATCACCCAGCCCGCCGCCAGCAGCCGGATCCGGGCGATGGAGACCCGGCTGGGGGTCGCGCTCGTGGACCGTTCCCCGCGCGGGTCGACGCTGACCGCGGAGGGCGCGCTGGTCACGGACTGGGCCCGGCGGGTGGTGGAGGCGGCCGAGGCCTTCGACGCGGGAGCGCAGGCGCTACGGGGCCGCCGCGACTCCCGGCTGCGGGTCGCGGCCAGTATGACCATCGCGGAGTACCTGCTGCCCGGCTGGCTGATCGCACTGCGCGGGCAGCGGCCCGACACGGCGGTGTCCCTGCACGCGGGGAACTCGGCGGTGGTCGCGGAGCGGGTCCTGGCCCACGAGGCGGACCTCGGGTTCGTGGAGGGGCTGAGCGTGCCGGAGGGACTGGACTCGGTGGTCATCGCGCGGGACCGCCTCGTGGTGGCGGTGGCCCCCGGGCACCCCTGGGCGCGGCGCACGCGCGGGGTGGAGCCGGCGGAGCTGGCGGCGACGCCGCTGATCCTGCGGGAACGGGGGTCGGGGACCCGGCAGGTCCTGGACGCGGCGCTGGCCGGGTGCGGGGGGCTGGCGGAGCCGCTGTTGGAACTGGCCTCCACCACGGCGGTGAAGGCGGCGGCGGTGAGCGGGGCCGGGCCGTGCGTGCTGTCGGAACTCGCGGTCGGGGACGAGATGGCGGGGCGGCGGCTGGTGTCCGTGCCGGTGCTCGGGGCGGGGCTGGAGCGGGAGCTCCGCGCGGTGTGGCCCGCGGGGGCGCGGCCGGCGGGGCCCGCGCGGGATCTGCTCACGCTGACGCGGCGCTGA
- the eat gene encoding ethanolamine permease: MADDTGARLAAVPEPAQSPENAAPGNGSDGYLERRTLRRGSAGWLLLTGLGVAYVVSGDFSGWNIGLAQGGFGGLAVATVLMGAMYACLVYSLAELSAILPTAGGGYGFARRALGTWGGFLTGTAILIEYILAPAAIAIFIGDYVESLNLFGLTSGWPVYLACFVVFIGIHLWGVGEALSFSLIVTAIAVIALVVFAVGAFTQFDPSNLDNIAVDTTAAGASSWLPLGILGIWAAFPFGMWFFLGVEGVPLAAEEAKDPVRSVPRALSISMGILVLLALVTFLASTGARGAEAIKDAGNPLVVALEGDPGLSWLKTFVNYAGLAGLVASFFSLIYAGSRQLFALSRAGYLPRFLSLTSKRKAPYLGLLIPGAIGFALAAATGNGPRMLNMAVFGATISYALMALSHIVLRRREPGLERPYRTPGGIVTSTVAFVLAISALVATFLVDKDAAFIALAVYAVALAYFAFYSRHHLVASAPEEEFAALAEAEAELSRD, encoded by the coding sequence ATGGCCGACGACACCGGCGCACGGCTGGCAGCCGTACCCGAACCCGCACAGTCCCCCGAGAACGCCGCACCCGGGAACGGCAGCGACGGCTACCTGGAGCGCCGTACCCTGCGCCGCGGCAGCGCCGGCTGGCTGCTGCTGACCGGTCTCGGCGTCGCGTACGTGGTCTCCGGCGACTTCTCCGGCTGGAACATCGGCCTCGCGCAGGGCGGTTTCGGCGGCCTCGCCGTCGCCACCGTCCTGATGGGCGCGATGTACGCGTGCCTGGTCTACTCCCTCGCCGAGCTGTCGGCGATCCTGCCCACCGCGGGCGGCGGTTACGGTTTCGCCCGCCGGGCGCTCGGCACCTGGGGCGGCTTCCTCACCGGCACCGCGATCCTCATCGAGTACATCCTCGCCCCGGCCGCCATCGCCATCTTCATCGGCGACTACGTGGAGTCCCTCAACCTCTTCGGCCTCACATCGGGCTGGCCCGTCTACCTCGCCTGCTTCGTCGTCTTCATCGGCATCCACCTGTGGGGCGTGGGCGAGGCCCTCAGCTTCTCCCTGATCGTCACCGCCATCGCCGTGATCGCGCTGGTCGTCTTCGCCGTCGGCGCGTTCACCCAGTTCGACCCCTCCAACCTCGACAACATCGCCGTCGACACCACCGCCGCCGGCGCGAGCTCCTGGCTGCCGCTGGGCATCCTCGGGATCTGGGCCGCCTTCCCCTTCGGCATGTGGTTCTTCCTCGGGGTCGAGGGCGTCCCGCTCGCCGCCGAGGAGGCCAAGGACCCGGTCCGCTCGGTACCGCGCGCCCTGTCGATCTCGATGGGCATCCTGGTCCTCCTGGCCCTGGTCACCTTCCTCGCCTCGACCGGAGCCCGCGGAGCCGAAGCCATCAAGGACGCGGGCAACCCGCTGGTCGTCGCCCTGGAGGGCGACCCCGGCCTCTCCTGGCTGAAGACCTTCGTCAACTACGCGGGCCTGGCCGGGCTGGTGGCCTCCTTCTTCTCCCTCATCTACGCCGGCTCCCGCCAGCTGTTCGCCCTGTCCCGGGCGGGCTACCTCCCGCGCTTCCTGTCCCTGACCTCGAAGCGCAAGGCCCCGTACCTGGGCCTGCTCATCCCCGGCGCCATCGGCTTCGCCCTGGCCGCCGCCACCGGCAACGGCCCGCGCATGCTGAACATGGCGGTCTTCGGCGCGACCATCAGCTACGCCCTCATGGCCCTCTCCCACATCGTGCTGCGGCGCCGCGAGCCCGGCCTGGAGCGCCCGTACCGCACTCCGGGCGGCATCGTGACCTCCACGGTGGCCTTCGTCCTCGCGATCTCGGCCCTGGTCGCCACCTTCCTGGTGGACAAGGACGCGGCCTTCATCGCCCTGGCCGTGTACGCCGTCGCCCTCGCCTACTTCGCGTTCTACAGTCGGCACCACCTCGTGGCCTCCGCGCCGGAGGAGGAGTTCGCGGCGCTCGCGGAAGCGGAGGCCGAGCTCTCCCGCGACTGA
- a CDS encoding 5'-3' exonuclease, translating to MLLDTASLYYRAYFGVPDSVKAPDGTPVNAVRGLLDFIGRLVQDHRPDDLVACMDADWRPHWRVELIPSYKAHRVAQETESGPDVEETPDTLAPQVPIIEAALDAFGIARVGVAGYEADDVIGTLTGRATGPVDIVTGDRDLYQLVDDAKQRRVLYPLKGVGTLQVTDEAWLREKYGVDGPGYADLALLRGDPSDGLPGVPGIGEKTAAKLLDAYGDLAGIIAAIEDPKSKLTPTQRKRLDESRPYLAVAPKVVQVASDVPLPAFDPALPAVPAQPDLVAALAQRWGLSGAVERLGSALRL from the coding sequence ATGCTCCTGGACACCGCTTCCCTCTACTACCGCGCGTACTTCGGCGTGCCGGACTCCGTGAAGGCCCCCGACGGCACTCCGGTCAACGCCGTCCGCGGCCTGCTCGACTTCATCGGCCGCCTCGTGCAGGACCACCGGCCCGACGACCTGGTGGCCTGCATGGACGCCGACTGGCGCCCCCACTGGCGGGTGGAGTTGATCCCGTCCTACAAGGCCCACCGGGTCGCGCAGGAGACCGAGAGCGGCCCGGACGTCGAGGAGACCCCGGACACCCTGGCCCCGCAGGTCCCGATCATCGAGGCGGCCCTGGACGCCTTCGGCATCGCCCGGGTGGGCGTCGCCGGGTACGAGGCCGACGACGTGATCGGCACCCTGACCGGCCGCGCCACCGGCCCGGTGGACATCGTGACGGGCGACCGCGACCTGTACCAGCTGGTCGACGACGCCAAGCAGCGCCGGGTGCTGTACCCGCTGAAGGGCGTGGGCACCCTCCAGGTGACCGACGAGGCGTGGCTCCGCGAGAAGTACGGGGTGGACGGCCCCGGGTACGCCGACCTGGCGCTGCTGCGCGGGGACCCGAGCGACGGCCTGCCGGGCGTCCCCGGCATCGGCGAGAAGACGGCGGCGAAGCTGCTGGACGCCTACGGGGACCTGGCCGGAATCATCGCGGCGATCGAGGACCCGAAGTCGAAGCTGACCCCCACCCAGCGCAAGCGGCTGGACGAATCGAGGCCTTATCTAGCGGTTGCCCCGAAGGTGGTCCAGGTCGCCTCGGACGTTCCGCTTCCGGCGTTCGACCCGGCGCTCCCGGCCGTCCCCGCACAGCCGGATCTGGTCGCCGCGCTCGCGCAGAGGTGGGGCCTGAGTGGAGCCGTTGAACGTCTGGGCAGCGCACTTCGCCTCTGA
- a CDS encoding FadR/GntR family transcriptional regulator, protein MTDTASEDEAARRLNPVLRQVRAGNGFEEALEQILQVVRLGLVPGGERLPPERELAERMGISRVTLREVLKVLQDQGLVEARRGRYGGTFVLPRPDTPAGGTEEELRRRVAGVDIEDVLRFREVLEVGAAGLCASQGLSERDTDRLLAALAATHDAPLPDYRRQDTLFHLTLCELAGSATLTAQYAAVRASVNDLLDCIPLLVRNLEHSQQQHSALVEAVLDHDPEAARAVMREHCCGTAALLRGFLT, encoded by the coding sequence ATGACCGATACGGCGAGCGAGGACGAGGCCGCCCGACGGCTCAATCCCGTACTGCGGCAGGTGCGGGCGGGCAACGGGTTCGAGGAGGCGCTGGAGCAGATCCTCCAGGTGGTCCGGCTCGGACTGGTGCCGGGCGGGGAACGGCTGCCGCCGGAGCGCGAGTTGGCCGAGCGGATGGGGATCAGCCGGGTGACGCTCCGCGAGGTGCTGAAGGTGCTCCAGGACCAGGGCCTGGTGGAGGCCCGGCGCGGACGGTACGGCGGAACGTTTGTCCTGCCCCGTCCCGACACGCCGGCCGGGGGCACCGAGGAGGAGCTGCGACGCCGGGTCGCGGGCGTGGACATCGAGGACGTCCTGCGCTTCCGCGAGGTCCTGGAGGTGGGAGCGGCCGGGCTGTGCGCCTCCCAGGGACTGTCCGAGCGGGACACCGACCGGCTGCTCGCCGCCCTGGCCGCCACCCACGACGCCCCGCTGCCCGACTACCGCCGCCAGGACACGCTGTTCCACCTCACCCTGTGCGAACTCGCCGGATCCGCCACCCTGACGGCCCAGTACGCCGCCGTCCGGGCCTCCGTGAACGACCTGCTGGACTGCATTCCACTGCTGGTGCGCAACCTGGAGCACTCGCAGCAGCAGCACAGCGCCCTGGTGGAGGCGGTGCTGGACCACGACCCGGAGGCGGCCCGCGCGGTGATGCGCGAGCACTGCTGCGGCACGGCGGCGCTGCTGCGGGGGTTCCTGACCTGA
- a CDS encoding RluA family pseudouridine synthase, whose protein sequence is MKRRSHIPATPLPQVSGIDPVRMRLPPDPDGTWPDLGSYLTARYEGTRGAESMARLLRDGRVLGPGGRVLRPGDPYEPGGFLWFHRDMPPEPVVPFPIGVVYRDEHLLVADKPHFLATTPRGSHVFQTALARLRVELGLPALSPAHRLDRMTAGLVLFSIRPEDRGAYQLMFQERRIRKEYEALAPHDPAVTFPRTLRSHIVKVRGVMAATEIAGAEPNAETLAELLAVKGDTGRYRLTPHTGRTHQLRVHMNSLGLPILGDPVYPVVRDPAPDDYRRPLQLLARTLEFTDPVTGIAHRIESGRTLRAWDDRPGWEKGSEEPEAP, encoded by the coding sequence GTGAAGCGCAGATCCCACATCCCCGCCACGCCCCTGCCCCAGGTCTCCGGCATCGACCCGGTCCGCATGCGGCTGCCCCCCGACCCGGACGGGACCTGGCCGGACCTCGGCTCCTACCTCACGGCACGCTACGAGGGCACGCGCGGCGCCGAGTCCATGGCCCGCCTGCTGCGGGACGGCCGGGTGCTGGGCCCCGGCGGCCGGGTGCTGCGGCCCGGGGATCCGTACGAACCCGGCGGCTTCCTGTGGTTCCACCGGGACATGCCGCCCGAGCCCGTGGTGCCCTTCCCCATCGGGGTCGTGTACCGCGACGAGCACCTGCTGGTGGCCGACAAGCCGCACTTCCTGGCCACCACCCCGCGCGGCAGCCACGTCTTCCAGACGGCCCTGGCCCGGCTCCGGGTGGAGCTCGGCCTGCCCGCGCTGAGCCCCGCGCACCGGCTGGACCGGATGACCGCCGGGCTGGTGCTGTTCAGCATCCGCCCCGAGGACCGGGGCGCCTACCAGCTGATGTTCCAGGAGCGGCGGATCCGCAAGGAGTACGAGGCGCTCGCGCCCCACGACCCGGCGGTGACCTTCCCCCGGACCCTGCGCAGCCACATCGTGAAGGTCCGCGGGGTGATGGCGGCGACGGAGATCGCGGGCGCCGAGCCCAACGCCGAGACCCTGGCCGAACTCCTCGCGGTGAAGGGGGACACCGGGCGCTACCGGCTGACCCCGCACACCGGCCGCACCCACCAGCTGCGGGTGCACATGAACAGCCTGGGGCTGCCGATCCTGGGCGACCCCGTCTATCCCGTGGTCCGCGACCCGGCGCCCGACGACTACCGGCGTCCGCTCCAGCTCCTGGCCCGCACCCTGGAGTTCACCGACCCCGTCACCGGGATCGCGCACCGCATCGAGAGCGGCCGCACCCTGCGGGCCTGGGACGACCGGCCCGGCTGGGAAAAGGGATCCGAGGAACCCGAGGCGCCCTAG
- a CDS encoding TDT family transporter: MATTLVRPRPTTPGTLRTAAAHKAPSLRHLGPNWYASVMGTAIIANAGATLPYQLPGQRVVCQIFWVLAATALTALLTARAGHWLHHRDQARAHLLDPAVAPFYGCLSMALLAVGGGALIVGKDLVGVPAAVAVDTVLFTAGTAIGLLAAVTVPYLMVVRHKVEAHQATPVWLLPVVAPMVSAALGPLLIPHLPAGQAREAMLLGCYAMFGLSLLATLLLLPLIFGRLIFHGPLPLALTPTLFLVLGPLGQSTTAVNSLADMAPRSMAGQYSGALSAFAVVYGVPVMGFALLWLALAGAMLLRAARDGMGFAMTWWALTFPVGTCVTGAAGLARHTGLTAFSWLAAALFLALLTAWLLAAANTLRGLWTGRLLAAPR, encoded by the coding sequence ATGGCCACCACGCTCGTACGACCCCGCCCCACCACCCCCGGGACCCTCCGCACCGCAGCCGCCCACAAGGCCCCGTCCCTGCGGCACCTCGGCCCCAACTGGTACGCCTCCGTCATGGGCACGGCGATCATCGCCAATGCCGGCGCGACCCTCCCGTACCAGCTCCCCGGCCAGCGCGTGGTCTGCCAGATCTTCTGGGTCCTGGCCGCCACCGCCCTCACGGCCTTGCTGACCGCCCGCGCCGGCCACTGGCTCCACCACCGCGACCAGGCCCGCGCCCACCTCCTGGACCCCGCCGTGGCCCCCTTCTACGGCTGCCTCTCCATGGCCCTGCTGGCCGTCGGCGGCGGCGCGCTCATCGTCGGCAAGGACCTCGTCGGCGTCCCCGCCGCCGTCGCCGTGGACACCGTCCTGTTCACCGCCGGCACCGCCATAGGCCTCCTCGCCGCCGTGACCGTCCCCTACCTGATGGTGGTCCGCCACAAGGTCGAGGCCCACCAGGCCACCCCCGTCTGGCTGCTCCCCGTGGTCGCCCCCATGGTCTCCGCCGCGCTGGGCCCCCTGCTCATCCCCCACCTCCCCGCGGGCCAGGCCCGCGAGGCCATGCTGCTCGGCTGCTACGCGATGTTCGGCCTCAGCCTGCTCGCCACCCTGCTGCTGCTCCCCCTGATCTTCGGCCGGCTGATCTTCCACGGCCCCCTCCCCCTGGCCCTCACCCCGACCCTGTTCCTGGTCCTGGGCCCCCTCGGCCAGTCCACCACCGCGGTGAACTCCCTCGCGGACATGGCTCCCCGGTCGATGGCCGGCCAGTACTCCGGCGCCCTCTCCGCCTTCGCGGTCGTCTACGGGGTCCCCGTGATGGGATTCGCGCTGCTGTGGCTGGCGCTGGCCGGGGCGATGCTGCTGCGGGCCGCCCGTGACGGCATGGGGTTCGCCATGACCTGGTGGGCGCTGACCTTCCCCGTCGGCACCTGTGTCACCGGCGCCGCCGGACTGGCCCGGCACACCGGCCTCACCGCCTTCTCCTGGCTGGCCGCGGCCCTCTTCCTGGCCCTGCTGACCGCCTGGCTGCTGGCCGCCGCGAACACCCTGCGCGGCCTGTGGACCGGCCGCCTCCTGGCGGCGCCCCGCTAG